The genomic interval TAACGAATCATGAAATATAATTTGAAGGCATTCAAAAAACAGATTAAATAGTTTTTGTCGACTTTTTAAGCATTTTATCGATAATTTAAAACAATTTGATCTTGATTCTGTCGTTATTACAAAATGACCGGACGATTTTTCTTTATTTTCCAAAAAGAATTCGTTTAATACATCGAAATAAAAATTAATATTTAGAATGAAAAACATAACCATACTAGAAGCAGGTTTAATTTTAAGAATAGTTTTAGCAATCACAATGCTTTCGGCGGTAGCTGATCGATTTGGAATTTGGGGAGCACCCGGCTCAAATGGCGTTGCTTGGGGAAATTGGGAAAACTTCGTTATTTATACCAATACTTTAAATCCTTATGCAAACAAATCCACAGCAGAAATTTTGGGCGCAATCGCTACTTTTTTAGAAGTTTTACTGAGTTTATTATTGCTTTTCGGATTTAAAACAAGACTCGCTGCTTTAGGAACTGCTTTTTTACTTTTCTTTTTCGGGTTTGCAATGGCAGTTTCTGTTTCTGTAAAAGCACCTTTAGATTATTCGGTTTGGACAAGCGCAGCGGCGGCATTACTTCTTGCCAATATTGGTAAATCATCCTATGCCGTTGACAATAGGATATAGTTTTTTTAGGTTGATGTTTTT from Flavobacterium sp. YJ01 carries:
- a CDS encoding DoxX family membrane protein encodes the protein MKNITILEAGLILRIVLAITMLSAVADRFGIWGAPGSNGVAWGNWENFVIYTNTLNPYANKSTAEILGAIATFLEVLLSLLLLFGFKTRLAALGTAFLLFFFGFAMAVSVSVKAPLDYSVWTSAAAALLLANIGKSSYAVDNRI